One genomic region from Chloroflexota bacterium encodes:
- a CDS encoding cupin domain-containing protein, with amino-acid sequence MTSVSAPHLKQSLKTDAEISRFLKENGVLFTRWPTPPAVKPLLGRGVLTPEEQQQIMQAYRPQLDVERKERGYIQADIVVLSPQTPNLEAMLAKFDKTHYHDDDEVRFIIDGEGTFGFEPEGKPSFSITVTTGDYIIVPAKTWHWFTLTSSRAIKAMRLFKDMSGWTPHYKHPPAQ; translated from the coding sequence ATGACCAGTGTCTCCGCGCCGCATCTGAAACAGTCGCTGAAGACGGATGCCGAGATCTCGCGCTTCCTCAAGGAGAACGGCGTCCTGTTCACTCGGTGGCCCACGCCGCCCGCGGTGAAGCCCTTGCTGGGCAGGGGCGTGCTGACGCCCGAAGAGCAGCAGCAGATCATGCAGGCCTACCGGCCGCAGCTGGACGTGGAGCGCAAAGAGCGCGGCTATATCCAGGCGGACATCGTGGTGCTGAGCCCGCAGACGCCGAACCTGGAGGCGATGCTGGCGAAGTTCGATAAGACGCACTATCACGACGATGACGAGGTGCGTTTCATCATTGACGGCGAAGGGACCTTCGGCTTCGAGCCTGAGGGAAAGCCGTCCTTCTCCATCACGGTGACGACGGGCGACTACATCATCGTCCCGGCGAAGACGTGGCACTGGTTCACCCTCACCTCCTCACGCGCCATCAAGGCGATGCGCCTCTTCAAGGACATGAGCGGCTGGACGCCGCACTACAAGCATCCGCCGGCGCAATAG